One Augochlora pura isolate Apur16 chromosome 10, APUR_v2.2.1, whole genome shotgun sequence DNA window includes the following coding sequences:
- the LOC144476021 gene encoding uncharacterized protein LOC144476021 isoform X2, which translates to MNRPVERNSRRWSTVTRGKKSSSESLSATESIEELAYIKNSSTPLQNRWSDTEINRFSRNQRDASEETEEETGEEKSGRSRRRKGVTRTKATLRHQDDRERIPQKRKGRHKSHKKRKQDRSIEGSEEERGKTSTSSGRRCGEGDTDHSRRKHEGEDELPITEILKRSQENTRTNYEYQLPLSELTTDKIYVQHRDGFSALKIRSRGSRSEQKLEPSGDNNQKQDCPPINVAIAVQHFWKNMGLVFQGLLGGMALMHFIMLQVFFDASMAFIESHSSICEIYTSIFSFLTTLCIVSTLDKFDLARFDVDHLREIYADYGRAVIAVPLYLAVFCLHQVSSKTDNLLASVHYYGSNYSFWDNVTDVQAVIADLNSWQKISMSKDILAVLAWLFASLGTKDDSFLIHLQSIQKYTSNVEPPR; encoded by the exons ATGAATCGACCGGTCGAGAGAAATTCTCGGCGATGGAGCACCGTGACGCGTGGGAAGAAATCGAGCTCGGAGTCTTTATCAGCTACTGAAAGCATCGAGGAGTTGGCCTACATCAAGAACAGTAGCACACCTTTGCAGAACAGGTGGTCGGACACGGAGATCAACAGGTTCTCGCGGAATCAGCGAGATGCCAGCGAGGAGACGGAAGAGGAGACAGGCGAGGAGAAATCTGGAAGATCAAGGCGACGTAAAGGGGTGACGCGTACCAAAGCGACCCTAAGACACCAGGATGATCGAGAAAGGATACCACAAAAGCGTAAGGGTAGACACAAGTCCCACAAGAAGCGAAAACAAGATAGGAGCATCGAGGGATCtgaagaagagagaggaaagacGTCGACTTCCTCTGGCAGACGCTGTGGCGAAGGCGATACTGATCATTCAAGGAGGAAGCATGAAG GGGAGGACGAGCTGCCAATTACCGAGATCTTGAAGAGGAGCCAAGAGAACACGCGCACAAACTACGAGTACCAGCTGCCGCTCTCGGAATTGACTACGGACAAAATCTATGTTCAGCATCGGGATGGTTTCAGTGCCCTGAAAATTAGGTCGAGAGGTTCTCGGTCAGAGCAGAAGCTAGAACCGTCGGGGGACAATAATCAGAAACAAGATTGTCCGCCGATAAACGTGGCTATCGCAGTTCAGCACTTTTGGAAGAATATGGGCCTTGTGTTTCAAGGTCTCTTGGGTGGCATGGCACTCATGCACTTCATAATG ctGCAAGTGTTCTTCGATGCGTCTATGGCGTTTATTGAAAGCCACTCGTCGATCTGCGAGATCTACACcagtatattttcttttcttacaaCTCTGTGCATCGTTTCAACCCTTGATAA ATTCGACTTGGCAAGATTCGACGTGGATCATTTGCGCGAGATCTACGCCGACTATGGCAGAGCTGTGATTGCAGTACCATTATACTTAGCTGTCTTCTGCCTTCATCAAGTCTCCTCCAAGACCGATAATCTCCTTGCCTCGGTGCACTATTACGGCTCAAACTATAGTTTCTGGGATAAC GTAACAGATGTTCAGGCTGTGATAGCTGACTTGAACAGTTGGCAGAAGATATCGATGTCGAAAGACATTCTTGCGGTGCTTGCCTGGCTCTTTGCTTCTTTAGGTACCAAGGATGATTCATTCTTGATTCATTTGCAGTCTATACAGAAGTACACCAGCAACGTCGAGCCTcctagataa
- the Znt49b gene encoding solute carrier family 30 member 9 isoform X2 gives MFRRSSKLLRLIHNTGRYNNNCLYIFQVGYVKRCASTLITCNRNTKCMLHVINNSHSLKKGGQTNDQRWIFIPTSRSISVYTKTQKDDSANVVQKTEEQHPQRIIELKEENLGQLKERQLSVEPLATTDDLTKKEKPQDVAVEVKKKKVDRGTSSLERNFITPVRAMSDFLLKPSDLEDLPKTKRRSPYEFEPPITVYWRKDVEAKALEVWGSKDALIKELLKKELEQKAYQQNVFTVKRRLRDYRREMGSKAKFTQEHEGLFGRSGKVVLIAIAINACNFICKLFAWVYTGSHSMFAECVHSAADTCNQLILAYGIHKSVQNPDPDHPYGYTNMKYVSSLISGVGIFCVGAGLSFYHGIHGLLYPTSVEPFYWAYCVLAGSLVSEGATLLVAIQSIKKGAEEKQRTFKEYVLAGQDPSVNVVLLEDFASVVGITTATLCMSLTSYTGNSMYDAIGSILGGFLLGGVASFIINTNTAALIGRSIAHDDLDMINSELESDIMVRAIYDVKGIDMGNNLVRYKAEIDFDGRELTRSYLDKNDLAAMLKEVKAMKNIDELETFMLKNGEGIVDMVGGEIDRMELKLKKKHPEIRHCDLEIL, from the exons ATGTTTCGACGGTCTTCAAAGTTATTAAGACTCATTCACAACACTGGCCGCTACAATAACAACTGTCTGTACATTTTTCAAGTAGGATACGTTAAAAGATGTGCTAGTACTTTGATAACGTGTAATCGTAACACAAAATGCATGTTAcacgttataaataattctcataGTTTGAAAAAAGGTGGGCAAACGAATGATCAGAGATGGATATTCATTCCAACGTCCAGATCAATTTCTGTTTACACAAAAACACAGAAAGATGATTCTGCAAATGTTGTGCAAAAAACAGAGGAACAGCACCCACAGAGAATAATAGAGCTGAAGGAAGAAAATTTAggacaattaaaagaaagacaGTTAAGCGTTGAACCACTTGCCACCACCGATGATCTTACTAAAAAGGAGAAACCACAAGATGTTGCAGTGGAAG ttaaaaagaagaaagtagACAGAGGTACATCGTCCTTAGaacgtaattttattacaccgGTGAGAGCCATGtctgattttttattgaagcCATCTGACTTGGAAGACCTACCAAAGACCAAGAGAAGATCACCTTATGAATTTGAACCACCGATTACTGTCTACTGGAGAAAAGATGTTGAAGCCAA AGCCTTAGAAGTTTGGGGATCAAAAGATGCTTTGATAAAAGAACTTCTCAAAAAGGAGCTTGAACAGAAAGCCTATCAGCAAA ATGTATTTACTGTGAAACGAAGACTTAGAGATTACAGGAGAGAAATGGGTAGCAAAGCGAAGTTTACCCAAGAACATGAAGGACTTTTTGGAAGATCCGGCAAAGTAGTTCTGATTGCAATCGCGAT TAACGCgtgcaattttatatgtaaactATTCGCTTGGGTATACACTGGTTCGCACAGCATGTTCGCAGAGTGTGTGCATTCCGCCGCGGATACTTGCAACCAATTAATACTAGCGTATGGTATTCACAAATCGGTTCAG aatCCTGATCCCGATCACCCCTATGGCTATACGAATATGAAGTATGTTTCCTCTTTGATATCTGGCGTTGGTATTTTCTGTGTGGGTGCCGGTTTATCGTTTTACCATGGAATCCACGGCCTTTTGTATCCTACGTCTGTAGAGCCGTTTTACTGGGCCTATTGTGTACTAGCTGGCTCTTTGGTTTCTGAAGGAGCAACATTGTTGGTTGCTATCCAATCGATCAAGAAAGGAGCGGAAGAGAAACAACGAACATTCAAGGAATATGTATTGGCAGGGCAAGATCCTTCAGTGAACGTTGTTCTTCTAGAGGACTTCGCttca GTCGTCGGTATTACCACAGCAACACTCTGTATGAGTCTCACTTCGTACACTGGAAATTCTATGTACGATGCCATCGGATCCATTTTGGGCGGCTTCCTGCTGGGTGGCGTGGcatcttttataattaacactaaCACTGCTGCTCTAATTGGTAGGAGTATAGCCCACGATGACCTCGACATGATTAATTCAGAACTAGAGTCGGACATCATG GTACGAGCTATTTATGATGTTAAAGGTATTGACATGGGTAATAACTTAGTTCGATACAAGGCCGAAATCGATTTCGACGGAAGAGAATTGACCAGATCGTACTTAGATAAGAACGATCTCGCAGCGATGCTGAAG GAGGTAAAAGCCATGAAGAATATCGACGAGTTGGAAACTTTCATGCTGAAGAACGGTGAGGGAATCGTTGATATGGTTGGTGGTGAGATAGACAGGATGGAGCTCAAACTGAAG AAAAAGCATCCGGAGATACGGCACTGCGACCTGGAGATCTTATAA
- the LOC144476021 gene encoding uncharacterized protein LOC144476021 isoform X1 → MNRPVERNSRRWSTVTRGKKSSSESLSATESIEELAYIKNSSTPLQNRWSDTEINRFSRNQRDASEETEEETGEEKSGRSRRRKGVTRTKATLRHQDDRERIPQKRKGRHKSHKKRKQDRSIEGSEEERGKTSTSSGRRCGEGDTDHSRRKHEGEDELPITEILKRSQENTRTNYEYQLPLSELTTDKIYVQHRDGFSALKIRSRGSRSEQKLEPSGDNNQKQDCPPINVAIAVQHFWKNMGLVFQGLLGGMALMHFIMASLYNMEIYRPRMNLNEIFQLQVFFDASMAFIESHSSICEIYTSIFSFLTTLCIVSTLDKFDLARFDVDHLREIYADYGRAVIAVPLYLAVFCLHQVSSKTDNLLASVHYYGSNYSFWDNVTDVQAVIADLNSWQKISMSKDILAVLAWLFASLGTKDDSFLIHLQSIQKYTSNVEPPR, encoded by the exons ATGAATCGACCGGTCGAGAGAAATTCTCGGCGATGGAGCACCGTGACGCGTGGGAAGAAATCGAGCTCGGAGTCTTTATCAGCTACTGAAAGCATCGAGGAGTTGGCCTACATCAAGAACAGTAGCACACCTTTGCAGAACAGGTGGTCGGACACGGAGATCAACAGGTTCTCGCGGAATCAGCGAGATGCCAGCGAGGAGACGGAAGAGGAGACAGGCGAGGAGAAATCTGGAAGATCAAGGCGACGTAAAGGGGTGACGCGTACCAAAGCGACCCTAAGACACCAGGATGATCGAGAAAGGATACCACAAAAGCGTAAGGGTAGACACAAGTCCCACAAGAAGCGAAAACAAGATAGGAGCATCGAGGGATCtgaagaagagagaggaaagacGTCGACTTCCTCTGGCAGACGCTGTGGCGAAGGCGATACTGATCATTCAAGGAGGAAGCATGAAG GGGAGGACGAGCTGCCAATTACCGAGATCTTGAAGAGGAGCCAAGAGAACACGCGCACAAACTACGAGTACCAGCTGCCGCTCTCGGAATTGACTACGGACAAAATCTATGTTCAGCATCGGGATGGTTTCAGTGCCCTGAAAATTAGGTCGAGAGGTTCTCGGTCAGAGCAGAAGCTAGAACCGTCGGGGGACAATAATCAGAAACAAGATTGTCCGCCGATAAACGTGGCTATCGCAGTTCAGCACTTTTGGAAGAATATGGGCCTTGTGTTTCAAGGTCTCTTGGGTGGCATGGCACTCATGCACTTCATAATGGcaagtttatataatatggaaatttACCGACCTAgaatgaatttaaatgaaatatttcagctGCAAGTGTTCTTCGATGCGTCTATGGCGTTTATTGAAAGCCACTCGTCGATCTGCGAGATCTACACcagtatattttcttttcttacaaCTCTGTGCATCGTTTCAACCCTTGATAA ATTCGACTTGGCAAGATTCGACGTGGATCATTTGCGCGAGATCTACGCCGACTATGGCAGAGCTGTGATTGCAGTACCATTATACTTAGCTGTCTTCTGCCTTCATCAAGTCTCCTCCAAGACCGATAATCTCCTTGCCTCGGTGCACTATTACGGCTCAAACTATAGTTTCTGGGATAAC GTAACAGATGTTCAGGCTGTGATAGCTGACTTGAACAGTTGGCAGAAGATATCGATGTCGAAAGACATTCTTGCGGTGCTTGCCTGGCTCTTTGCTTCTTTAGGTACCAAGGATGATTCATTCTTGATTCATTTGCAGTCTATACAGAAGTACACCAGCAACGTCGAGCCTcctagataa
- the Znt49b gene encoding solute carrier family 30 member 9 isoform X1, whose translation MFRRSSKLLRLIHNTGRYNNNCLYIFQVGYVKRCASTLITCNRNTKCMLHVINNSHSLKKGGQTNDQRWIFIPTSRSISVYTKTQKDDSANVVQKTEEQHPQRIIELKEENLGQLKERQLSVEPLATTDDLTKKEKPQDVAVEGTDIAAVKKVKKKKVDRGTSSLERNFITPVRAMSDFLLKPSDLEDLPKTKRRSPYEFEPPITVYWRKDVEAKALEVWGSKDALIKELLKKELEQKAYQQNVFTVKRRLRDYRREMGSKAKFTQEHEGLFGRSGKVVLIAIAINACNFICKLFAWVYTGSHSMFAECVHSAADTCNQLILAYGIHKSVQNPDPDHPYGYTNMKYVSSLISGVGIFCVGAGLSFYHGIHGLLYPTSVEPFYWAYCVLAGSLVSEGATLLVAIQSIKKGAEEKQRTFKEYVLAGQDPSVNVVLLEDFASVVGITTATLCMSLTSYTGNSMYDAIGSILGGFLLGGVASFIINTNTAALIGRSIAHDDLDMINSELESDIMVRAIYDVKGIDMGNNLVRYKAEIDFDGRELTRSYLDKNDLAAMLKEVKAMKNIDELETFMLKNGEGIVDMVGGEIDRMELKLKKKHPEIRHCDLEIL comes from the exons ATGTTTCGACGGTCTTCAAAGTTATTAAGACTCATTCACAACACTGGCCGCTACAATAACAACTGTCTGTACATTTTTCAAGTAGGATACGTTAAAAGATGTGCTAGTACTTTGATAACGTGTAATCGTAACACAAAATGCATGTTAcacgttataaataattctcataGTTTGAAAAAAGGTGGGCAAACGAATGATCAGAGATGGATATTCATTCCAACGTCCAGATCAATTTCTGTTTACACAAAAACACAGAAAGATGATTCTGCAAATGTTGTGCAAAAAACAGAGGAACAGCACCCACAGAGAATAATAGAGCTGAAGGAAGAAAATTTAggacaattaaaagaaagacaGTTAAGCGTTGAACCACTTGCCACCACCGATGATCTTACTAAAAAGGAGAAACCACAAGATGTTGCAGTGGAAGGTACAGACATAGCTGCAGTAAAAAaag ttaaaaagaagaaagtagACAGAGGTACATCGTCCTTAGaacgtaattttattacaccgGTGAGAGCCATGtctgattttttattgaagcCATCTGACTTGGAAGACCTACCAAAGACCAAGAGAAGATCACCTTATGAATTTGAACCACCGATTACTGTCTACTGGAGAAAAGATGTTGAAGCCAA AGCCTTAGAAGTTTGGGGATCAAAAGATGCTTTGATAAAAGAACTTCTCAAAAAGGAGCTTGAACAGAAAGCCTATCAGCAAA ATGTATTTACTGTGAAACGAAGACTTAGAGATTACAGGAGAGAAATGGGTAGCAAAGCGAAGTTTACCCAAGAACATGAAGGACTTTTTGGAAGATCCGGCAAAGTAGTTCTGATTGCAATCGCGAT TAACGCgtgcaattttatatgtaaactATTCGCTTGGGTATACACTGGTTCGCACAGCATGTTCGCAGAGTGTGTGCATTCCGCCGCGGATACTTGCAACCAATTAATACTAGCGTATGGTATTCACAAATCGGTTCAG aatCCTGATCCCGATCACCCCTATGGCTATACGAATATGAAGTATGTTTCCTCTTTGATATCTGGCGTTGGTATTTTCTGTGTGGGTGCCGGTTTATCGTTTTACCATGGAATCCACGGCCTTTTGTATCCTACGTCTGTAGAGCCGTTTTACTGGGCCTATTGTGTACTAGCTGGCTCTTTGGTTTCTGAAGGAGCAACATTGTTGGTTGCTATCCAATCGATCAAGAAAGGAGCGGAAGAGAAACAACGAACATTCAAGGAATATGTATTGGCAGGGCAAGATCCTTCAGTGAACGTTGTTCTTCTAGAGGACTTCGCttca GTCGTCGGTATTACCACAGCAACACTCTGTATGAGTCTCACTTCGTACACTGGAAATTCTATGTACGATGCCATCGGATCCATTTTGGGCGGCTTCCTGCTGGGTGGCGTGGcatcttttataattaacactaaCACTGCTGCTCTAATTGGTAGGAGTATAGCCCACGATGACCTCGACATGATTAATTCAGAACTAGAGTCGGACATCATG GTACGAGCTATTTATGATGTTAAAGGTATTGACATGGGTAATAACTTAGTTCGATACAAGGCCGAAATCGATTTCGACGGAAGAGAATTGACCAGATCGTACTTAGATAAGAACGATCTCGCAGCGATGCTGAAG GAGGTAAAAGCCATGAAGAATATCGACGAGTTGGAAACTTTCATGCTGAAGAACGGTGAGGGAATCGTTGATATGGTTGGTGGTGAGATAGACAGGATGGAGCTCAAACTGAAG AAAAAGCATCCGGAGATACGGCACTGCGACCTGGAGATCTTATAA
- the LOC144475550 gene encoding protein amalgam — protein sequence MLPIRFVAILVVLLAAQAWCKPAKNAEGEDYHDDDPPSDYDENVDDDDDDPGTSEDPPQIVSKALEIHAANGSTVSLPCLVKNTERVAVTWKRNDENLYYDSTPMTTDSKRIVRLPNNTLVIHNVTVNDTSNDYECTILQKPPITIKHKLVVETGKISDPGNISVYPAKTVTANAGETITLGCDTSIQPTPEIKWYHKSERIRTEGPSNRLTIRNVSKHDNGVYHCLAEDGSKDPPVGVITVVINYAPEIEDKKESVHTGLGVESELICVIHAHPSPRVHWYKDQKEIEPQPGKIEMRTEKNRHILKILHTEHQDLGKYKCVAVNKLGKTEKIFALTGAPSQAAVFGSEVTRTDRGLILKWRLQSYSPITEYKLEYRRKGEHDWIVVTPTVTNGQGNQFTVKHEIEGLQPESYEAILVARNEFGWSQPSKPFTFTGEYVIEEAENVEGPMSVASQPTLALATLFLVVSCAFTSL from the exons CCTGGTGCAAGCCGGCGAAGAACGCCGAAGGCGAGGACTACCACGACGACGATCCGCCATCCGATTACGACGAAAatgtcgacgacgacgacgacgatcctGGTACCAGCGAGGATCCGCCGCAGATCGTCTCCAAAGCATTAGAGATACACGCGGCCAATGGGAGCACGGTTTCGCTGCCTTGTCTCGTGAAAAATACTG AGCGCGTAGCAGTAACGTGGAAGCGAAACGACGAGAACCTGTACTATGACTCGACTCCGATGACAACGGACTCCAAGAGGATTGTTCGGCTGCCGAACAACACACTAGTAATCCACAATGTAACGGTCAACGATACATCCAACGATTACGAGTGCACCATACTCCAGAAACCACCCATCACCATCAAACACAAGCTTGTGGTCGAGACTGGCAAGATCAGTGATCCTGGAAATATCAGTGTCTATCCTGCAAAGACAGTTACTGCGAACGCTGGCGAAACTATCACACTTGGCTGCGACACCTCCATACAGCCTACCCCTGAAATCAAGTGGTACCATAAG tCAGAGAGAATCCGCACTGAGGGCCCCAGCAACCGTCTAACGATCAGGAATGTAAGCAAGCACGACAACGGTGTCTATCATTGCCTGGCGGAGGACGGTTCTAAAGACCCGCCAGTGGGGGTCATCACGGTCGTCATCAATT ATGCTCCTGAAATAGAGGACAAAAAGGAGTCTGTGCACACCGGACTCGGGGTCGAGTCGGAACTAATTTGTGTAATCCATGCACATCCGAGCCCTAGAGTTCACTGGTACAAAGACCAGAAAGAAATTGAGCCGCAACCGGGCAAGATTGAAATGAGAACGGAGAAGAATCGTCATATCCTTAAGATCTTGCACACAGAACACCAGGACCTTGGGAAGTACAAATGCGTCGCGGTGAACAAACTTGGAAAGACTGAGAAGATATTTGCTCTTACCG gTGCTCCATCCCAAGCAGCGGTATTCGGCAGTGAGGTGACACGAACTGATAGAGGATTGATCCTGAAATGGCGACTGCAGAGTTATTCGCCCATTACCGAATACAAG TTGGAATATCGTCGTAAAGGAGAACACGACTGGATCGTTGTGACACCAACGGTGACGAACGGCCAAGGCAATCAGTTCACAGTCAAACACGAGATCGAAGGTCTTCAGCCAGAATCGTACGAAGCGATCCTCGTAGCTAGAAACGAATTTGGATGGTCTCAACCCTCGAAACCTTTCACGTTCACGGGAG AATACGTAATCGAAGAAGCCGAAAATG TCGAAGGACCAATGAGTGTTGCATCTCAACCCACGTTAGCCTTGGCAACATTATTCCTAGTCGTGTCCTGTGCCTTTACAAGTCTGTAA